A region from the Vicia villosa cultivar HV-30 ecotype Madison, WI linkage group LG3, Vvil1.0, whole genome shotgun sequence genome encodes:
- the LOC131657770 gene encoding 1-aminocyclopropane-1-carboxylate synthase 3-like produces the protein MLSRKASEDSHGQDSSYFLGWQEYEKNPYHPIHNPSGIIQMGLAENQLSFDVVESWLERNSDSMEMKKDGTSIFRELALFQDYHGLPAFKNELVEFMAKIRGNGIKFDSKNLVLTAGATSANEILMFCLANKGEAFILPTPYYPGFDRDLKWRTEVEIVPMNCSSSNDFRITSSTLEQAFQQAKNLNLKVKGVLVTNPSNPLGTTMTKNELNLLLNFAIDKNIHIISDEIYSGTVFDSPKFVSIMEVINERSLQNDEISKRVHVVYSLSKDLGVPGFRVGMIYSSNEKVVSTATKMSSFGLISSQTQYLLAKLLGDNKFTFDYMEVNKTRLKKQKEIIVSGLKNAGIQCLKSNAGLFCWVDMKHLLSSSTFEAEKELWKIILYRVGLNISPGSSCHCSEPGWFRICFANMSQETLKVAMRRIKVFIDSTSTMNSIKQSFVNNVNYYTTKRRMTNRIFQLSL, from the exons ATGTTGTCTAGGAAGGCTAGCGAGGATTCTCATGGGCAAGACTCTAGTTACTTTTTAGGATGGCAAGAGTATGAGAAGAATCCATATCATCCCATTCATAATCCTAGTGGAATCATTCAGATGGGACTTGCGGAAAATCag CTTTCATTTGACGTAGTTGAATCATGGCTTGAAAGAAATTCTGATTCAATGGAGATGAAAAAAGATGGAACATCTATATTTAGAGAACTTGCTCTATTTCAGGATTATCATGGCTTACCTGCTTTCAAAAAT GAATTGGTGGAGTTTATGGCGAAAATAAGAGGAAATGGAATTAAATTTGATTCCAAGAATCTTGTCCTCACAGCTGGAGCAACTTCTGCAAACGAGATTCTCATGTTTTGTCTTGCTAATAAGGGAGAAGCTTTCATTCTTCCAACACCTTATTATCCAGG GTTCGATAGAGATCTTAAATGGCGCACTGAAGTTGAAATTGTTCCAATGAATTGTTCGAGTTCAAATGATTTCAGAATCACTTCGTCTACTTTAGAACAAGCCTTTCAACAAGCGAAAAACTTGAACCTCAAGGTCAAGGGTGTACTAGTAACTAACCCTTCAAACCCACTAGGCACCACCATGACCAAAAATGAACTTAACCTTCTACTTAACTTTGCGATAGACAAAAATATCCACATAATAAGCGACGAAATCTACTCGGGTACTGTCTTCGATTCACCCAAATTCGTAAGCATCATGGAAGTTATAAATGAAAGAAGCTTACAAAATGATGAAATTTCGAAGCGTGTTCATGTTGTTTATAGTTTGTCCAAAGATTTAGGTGTACCTGGTTTTCGTGTAGGAATGATATATTCAAGTAACGAAAAGGTTGTATCTACGGCTACCAAAATGTCAAGTTTTGGACTTATTTCGTCACAAACTCAATATTTGCTAGCAAAATTACTGGGTGACAATAAATTTACTTTTGATTATATGGAAGTGAACAAAACAAGATTGAAGAAACAAAAGGAAATAATTGTTAGTGGTTTGAAAAACGCAGGAATTCAATGTTTAAAGAGCAATGCTGGATTGTTTTGTTGGGTTGATATGAAACATTTGTTGAGTTCTTCAACTTTTGAAGCGGAGAAAGAGCTTTGGAAAATAATTCTTTATCGAGTTGGTTTGAATATATCTCCCGGATCCTCTTGTCATTGTTCTGAACCGGGATGGTTTAGGATTTGTTTTGCGAATATGTCTCAAGAAACCTTAAAAGTTGCTATGAGAAGGATTAAGGTTTTTATAGATTCAACTTCAACAATGAATTCTATTAAACAATCATTTGTTAATAATGTCAATTATTACACTACTAAGAGAAGAATGACTAATCGGATTTTTCAGTTATCACTGTAA
- the LOC131655260 gene encoding CSC1-like protein RXW8 isoform X2 codes for MNIAALLTSAGINIVVCVVLFSLYSILRKQPSNVNVYFGRKLANRGGSKNLDLSFERFVPSPTWVMKACDTTQEELLDIGGLDAVVFSRMLVLSIRVFSVAAIICTILVLPVNYYGHDRIRKDLPFESLEAFTIENVQEGSRWLWTHCLALYIISLTTCSLLYFEYKTITNLCLVHITGLPPKPSQFTILVRGIPWSPDDSYCEAVKKFFTYYHPSTYLSHQIVYKCGAVEKIKECAAAFVFFKTRYAALMAARNLQATNPMLWVTDQAPEPRDVYWSNLCIPYKQLWIRKIFTWVASFTFVLLFLIPVTFAQGLTQLDKLEKMFPFLTDILQKKFTVQLVTGYLPSVILVLFLIGVGPMMMLLSAVEGPISRSSRKRSACYKVLYFTIWNVFFVNVFAGSVISQLSVFTSITELPAQLAKAVPTQATFFTTYVLSSGWASLAFEIIQPFPLFCNIFQRLVLCSGQDSYNGTLTFPYHTEVPRILLFGFLGFTCSILAPLILPFLLFYFFLAYIVYRNQILNVYITKYDGGGQLWPIAFNTTIFSLLVAQIIALGVFGLKQSSIASAFTIPLLIGTVLFNQYCRQRFLPVFKNNAAQVFIDMDHRDANCRRMDEIYDQLHSAYSQFSTNSTQSGCFGYPGDRERAQSRPIPIDMERGKESIKQDMSWAIHR; via the exons ATGAACATTGCTGCTCTTTTAACTTCTGCTGGAATTAATATCGTTGTGTGCGTGGTACTCTTTTCACTTTATTCAATTTTAAGAAAACAACCCAGCAATGTTAATGTGTATTTCGGAAGAAAACTAGCCAATCGTGGTGGTTCAAAAAACCTTGATCTTTCGTTCGAAAGATTTGTTCCGTCTCCTACATGGGTTATGAAAGCATGTGATACAACTCAAGAGGAGCTTCTTGATATTGGGGGTTTGGATGCCGTGGTTTTTAGTCGGATGCTCGTTCTCAG TATTCGAGTATTTTCTGTTGCTGCTATCATCTGCACAATTTTAGTGCTTCCAGTGAACTATTATGGTCATGACAGGATACGTAAAGACCTACCTTTTGAGTCACTGGAAGCCTTTACCATTGAGAATGTCCAGGAAGGATCCAGATG GCTTTGGACTCATTGTCTTGCATTATACATCATATCGTTGACAACATGCTCACTTCTTTACTTT GAATACAAGACCATTACTAATTTATGCCTAGTACATATCACTGGATTGCCTCCAAAACCAAGTCAGTTTACGATTCTTGTCCGAGGAATACCTTGGTCCCCCGATGATTCATACTGTGAAGCTGTGAAGAAGTTTTTCACATATTACCACCCATCAACATATTTGTCACACCAAATAGTGTACAAGTGTGGTGCTGTTGAGAAGATAAAG GAATGTGCAGCCGCCTTCGTGTTCTTTAAGACTCGGTATGCTGCTCTTATGGCTGCTCGAAATCTTCAAGCTACAAATCCTATGTTATGGGTCACAGATCAAGCTCCTGAACCACGTGATGTTTACTGGTCCAACCTTTGCATACCTTACAAGCAACTTTGGATTCGAAAGATATTTACATGGGTGGCTTCTTTCACCTTCGTGTTACTATTTCTCATTCCTGTCACATTTGCACAAGGCTTGACTCAATTAGACAAGCTTGAGAAAATGTTCCCTTTCTTGACAGATATACTTCAAAA GAAATTTACGGTTCAATTGGTGACTGGTTATTTGCCAAGTgtgattttggttttatttttaattggtgTTGGACCAATGATGATGTTACTTTCAGCAGTGGAGGGGCCAATTTCTCGTAGTAGTAGGAAGAGAAGTGCATGCTACAAAGTTTTGTATTTCACTATTTGGAATGTTTTTTTTGTCAATGTTTTTGCCGGGTCTGTTATCAGTCAACTCTCGGTGTTTACAAGTATAACAGAACTACCTGCCCAACTGGCCAAGGCAGTTCCAACGCAG GCTACGTTCTTCACAACATATGTTCTATCATCAGGGTGGGCAAGCCTAGCTTTTGAGATTATACAACCGTTTCCTCTTTTCTGTAACATATTCCAAAGGCTAGTACTCTGCTCTGGGCAAGATTCATATAATGGCACCCTAACTTTTCCTTACCATACAGAAGTTCCAAGAATATTGCTATTTGGTTTTCTAGGGTTCACATGTTCTATTCTTGCACCCCTGATACTGCCATTTTTACTGTTCTACTTTTTCCTCGCGTACATTGTATACCGTAACCAG ATTCTCAATGTTTATATTACAAAATACGATGGTGGCGGACAATTATGGCCTATTGCCTTCAACACGACAATCTTTTCATTACTTGTGGCACAAATTATTGCACTAGGGGTGTTTGGACTAAaacaatcatcaattgcatcTGCATTTACCATTCCGTTGTTGATTGGTACTGTTCTATTTAACCAATATTGTAGGCAACGATTTCTTCCAGTATTCAAGAACAATGCAGCACAG GTTTTTATTGACATGGATCACAGAGATGCAAATTGTAGAAGGATGGATGAGATTTATGATCAATTGCACTCAGCATACTCCCAATTCAGTACTAACTCTACTCAATCTGGATGCTTCGGTTATCCAGGGGACAGAGAACGTGCCCAGAGTCGTCCGATTCCCATTGATATGGAGAGAG gcAAAGAATCCATCAAACAAGATATGTCATGGGCAATTCATCGATAG
- the LOC131657771 gene encoding uncharacterized protein LOC131657771 produces MAVAQDGNSNVFPFAFTLVEGETGVGWSFFLKNLKTHVASQLGLYLISDRQASIVSAYPTNGWHDPPSTHVFCIRHIVQNFTREIKDRALRKLVMNAGYALAQLSFKHYRREIKLSNPDAGTWIDNILVEKWTWSYDNGQRWGHMTTNIFELMNDVFKGIQNLPITALVKSTYFKMASLFAQRGERWDAMLRSEQLWSECCTRFIKAEGAKANTHVVTRFDRHNQNFMVKEIIDHNVGLPRQEYWVILEERWCDCRKFQAFCMPCSHVIAACAHSHIDALTLLSPIYMSETLLYIYNTDFVVVAKEDDWPVYEGEIVWHYDQMQRNKKGRLQSKRIITEMDELDKLERKYGLCRQVRHNKKNCPTRASGSTN; encoded by the coding sequence ATGGCAGTCGCACAAGATGGAAACAGTAACGTCTTCCCATTTGCCTTCACCCTAGTCGAGGGAGAGACCGGTGttggttggagtttctttctcaaaAACCTCAAAACACATGTGGCTTCGCAACTTGGTCTTTATTTGATCTCTGACAGACAAGCTTCTATTGTGAGTGCATACCCGACTAATGGTTGGCATGACCCCCCTTCTACACATGTCTTCTGCATTAGACATATTGTACAAAATTTCACGCGAGAGATTAAAGACAGAGCTCTCCGCAAATTGGTTATGAATGCAGGGTATGCATTAGCTCAACTATCGTTCAAACATTATCGTAGAGAGATCAAATtgtcaaatccagatgcaggtacTTGGATTGATAATATTCTAGTGGAGAAATGGACTTGGTCATACGATAATGGACAACGATGGGGCCACATGACaacaaatatttttgaattaatgAACGATGTCTTCAAAGGCATACAAAACCTCCCTATAACCGCTTTGGTAAAATCAACATATTTTAAGATGGCTTCGTTGTTTGCACAAAGAGGTGAAAGGTGGGACGCGATGTTACGATCTGAACAATTATGGAGTGAATGTTGCACAAGATTTATCAAGGCAGAAGGAGCCAAAGCCAACACACATGTGGTTACAAGGTTTGACCGACATAACCAGAATTTCATGGTCAAAGAGATAATCGACCATAATGTGGGACTACCAAGACAAGAGTATTGGGTTATACTAGAAGAACGTTGGTGCGATTGTAGAAAGTTTCAAGCATTTtgtatgccttgctcccatgtcattgcAGCATGTGCCCATTCTCACATAGATGCATTAACACTTCTGTCTCCCATTTACATGTCCGAGACCTTGCTATATATATACAACACTGACTTTGTAGTGGTAGCAAAAGAGGATGATTGGCCTGTGTATGAGGGGGAAATTGTTTGGCACTACGACCAAATGCAAAGAAATAAAAAGGGTCGTCTCCAAAGCAAGCGTATCATAACTGAAATGGACGAGCTTGACAAGCTAGAAAGAAAGTATGGTTTATGCCGTCAAGTCagacacaataaaaaaaattgtcccACACGTGCTAGTGGTTCAACCAATTGA
- the LOC131655260 gene encoding CSC1-like protein RXW8 isoform X1, whose amino-acid sequence MNIAALLTSAGINIVVCVVLFSLYSILRKQPSNVNVYFGRKLANRGGSKNLDLSFERFVPSPTWVMKACDTTQEELLDIGGLDAVVFSRMLVLSIRVFSVAAIICTILVLPVNYYGHDRIRKDLPFESLEAFTIENVQEGSRWLWTHCLALYIISLTTCSLLYFEYKTITNLCLVHITGLPPKPSQFTILVRGIPWSPDDSYCEAVKKFFTYYHPSTYLSHQIVYKCGAVEKIKDDAEYICKMLGDGVEHSCKPSMVQCYFCGGTNSFKIIANETDSIHSRTGLTDVHIIARKKECAAAFVFFKTRYAALMAARNLQATNPMLWVTDQAPEPRDVYWSNLCIPYKQLWIRKIFTWVASFTFVLLFLIPVTFAQGLTQLDKLEKMFPFLTDILQKKFTVQLVTGYLPSVILVLFLIGVGPMMMLLSAVEGPISRSSRKRSACYKVLYFTIWNVFFVNVFAGSVISQLSVFTSITELPAQLAKAVPTQATFFTTYVLSSGWASLAFEIIQPFPLFCNIFQRLVLCSGQDSYNGTLTFPYHTEVPRILLFGFLGFTCSILAPLILPFLLFYFFLAYIVYRNQILNVYITKYDGGGQLWPIAFNTTIFSLLVAQIIALGVFGLKQSSIASAFTIPLLIGTVLFNQYCRQRFLPVFKNNAAQVFIDMDHRDANCRRMDEIYDQLHSAYSQFSTNSTQSGCFGYPGDRERAQSRPIPIDMERGKESIKQDMSWAIHR is encoded by the exons ATGAACATTGCTGCTCTTTTAACTTCTGCTGGAATTAATATCGTTGTGTGCGTGGTACTCTTTTCACTTTATTCAATTTTAAGAAAACAACCCAGCAATGTTAATGTGTATTTCGGAAGAAAACTAGCCAATCGTGGTGGTTCAAAAAACCTTGATCTTTCGTTCGAAAGATTTGTTCCGTCTCCTACATGGGTTATGAAAGCATGTGATACAACTCAAGAGGAGCTTCTTGATATTGGGGGTTTGGATGCCGTGGTTTTTAGTCGGATGCTCGTTCTCAG TATTCGAGTATTTTCTGTTGCTGCTATCATCTGCACAATTTTAGTGCTTCCAGTGAACTATTATGGTCATGACAGGATACGTAAAGACCTACCTTTTGAGTCACTGGAAGCCTTTACCATTGAGAATGTCCAGGAAGGATCCAGATG GCTTTGGACTCATTGTCTTGCATTATACATCATATCGTTGACAACATGCTCACTTCTTTACTTT GAATACAAGACCATTACTAATTTATGCCTAGTACATATCACTGGATTGCCTCCAAAACCAAGTCAGTTTACGATTCTTGTCCGAGGAATACCTTGGTCCCCCGATGATTCATACTGTGAAGCTGTGAAGAAGTTTTTCACATATTACCACCCATCAACATATTTGTCACACCAAATAGTGTACAAGTGTGGTGCTGTTGAGAAGATAAAG GATGATGCGGAATATATATGTAAGATGTTGGGTGATGGTGTGGAACACAGTTGTAAGCCAAGCATGGTGCAATGTTACTTTTGTGGAGGAACCAATAGTTTTAAGATAATTGCTAATGAAACGGATAGTATACATTCGAGAACAGGCTTAACTGACGTGCATATAATAGCAAGAAAAAAG GAATGTGCAGCCGCCTTCGTGTTCTTTAAGACTCGGTATGCTGCTCTTATGGCTGCTCGAAATCTTCAAGCTACAAATCCTATGTTATGGGTCACAGATCAAGCTCCTGAACCACGTGATGTTTACTGGTCCAACCTTTGCATACCTTACAAGCAACTTTGGATTCGAAAGATATTTACATGGGTGGCTTCTTTCACCTTCGTGTTACTATTTCTCATTCCTGTCACATTTGCACAAGGCTTGACTCAATTAGACAAGCTTGAGAAAATGTTCCCTTTCTTGACAGATATACTTCAAAA GAAATTTACGGTTCAATTGGTGACTGGTTATTTGCCAAGTgtgattttggttttatttttaattggtgTTGGACCAATGATGATGTTACTTTCAGCAGTGGAGGGGCCAATTTCTCGTAGTAGTAGGAAGAGAAGTGCATGCTACAAAGTTTTGTATTTCACTATTTGGAATGTTTTTTTTGTCAATGTTTTTGCCGGGTCTGTTATCAGTCAACTCTCGGTGTTTACAAGTATAACAGAACTACCTGCCCAACTGGCCAAGGCAGTTCCAACGCAG GCTACGTTCTTCACAACATATGTTCTATCATCAGGGTGGGCAAGCCTAGCTTTTGAGATTATACAACCGTTTCCTCTTTTCTGTAACATATTCCAAAGGCTAGTACTCTGCTCTGGGCAAGATTCATATAATGGCACCCTAACTTTTCCTTACCATACAGAAGTTCCAAGAATATTGCTATTTGGTTTTCTAGGGTTCACATGTTCTATTCTTGCACCCCTGATACTGCCATTTTTACTGTTCTACTTTTTCCTCGCGTACATTGTATACCGTAACCAG ATTCTCAATGTTTATATTACAAAATACGATGGTGGCGGACAATTATGGCCTATTGCCTTCAACACGACAATCTTTTCATTACTTGTGGCACAAATTATTGCACTAGGGGTGTTTGGACTAAaacaatcatcaattgcatcTGCATTTACCATTCCGTTGTTGATTGGTACTGTTCTATTTAACCAATATTGTAGGCAACGATTTCTTCCAGTATTCAAGAACAATGCAGCACAG GTTTTTATTGACATGGATCACAGAGATGCAAATTGTAGAAGGATGGATGAGATTTATGATCAATTGCACTCAGCATACTCCCAATTCAGTACTAACTCTACTCAATCTGGATGCTTCGGTTATCCAGGGGACAGAGAACGTGCCCAGAGTCGTCCGATTCCCATTGATATGGAGAGAG gcAAAGAATCCATCAAACAAGATATGTCATGGGCAATTCATCGATAG